The Halococcus salsus genome contains the following window.
GTCCAACTGCAGCGAGGATAATACGGCGCTCACCGTATCGGTCGGCGAGAACACCGCTTGGAAACTGCACGAACGCGTACGCCATCCAGAGACCTGTTAGAGCGAGTCCGAGGGTACCGCTTGAGGAGTCAAACGTATCGACGATCTCCGGCACCACTGGACTGATGACCAACCGAGCGACCATCGTCGCGAAAAACGCCAGCGTACAGAGCACGACGAGAGTTACTCGGTAATCCCAAATTCGCTTCACTGCCTGCGATTTTCGCTTGAGATGGGAAAGCGTGCTGACTTCTCATAGGACTCGTCAGTATCACCACAATAGCTCACCATGGCTGATTCTGTTAGGTTGCTGGATATCAGCGGGAGTAGTGTTGTAGTGACTACTACCTCAACATACTAAGCGACAGCTCCCATGTACTCTGAAGCCCGCTTCTAAGCGGCTCGTCTACCTGGATCTATCTATTGGTTTCAATTCAGTGATGCCTCAAACATACGATCCGGCCAAGATTGAGGAGCATTGCTTTTGTCTACCTGCTTCAAAATTACCTTCGAACAGCGGCGACAGTTGCGACTGCTACTCTCTATGCAGAGGACAATTCATGTGATTGAACTCAACGTTCCGATTCTGCCTCAAACATTCTTGAGAATACTTTCCGTTGAACGGTGCGATTAAGTTGGGAGAAAGCAGACGGAGAAACCCCTAGAATCTCTGCCACTTCCGAACCTGAGTTTTCCCGTGGCGTTTCAAAGTATCCACTCTGATAGGCCGTTCTCACCGCTTCCAGTTGCCGATCAGTGAGTTGGTTGAAGATCTGTGACCTAGTCATATCATTGATATTGTTCGTACGCTGCCGATTGCGCTGCGTGAGAAGAGTCATATCCTGAAACTCCTGTGTGAGAATGTTGTTGACGGTTCGAGTGGCCGTTGGGTTGGGGACTTCAATTTTGAGACGCATTGCTTCCGGATTTACTGATATTTCACGGAGAATCGCTCCATGATCAACAAGCTTAGTCGCAATGAAGGGGTCTGAAAACCGAAACTGGACGATCGAATCACCTCCGTTCGTTGATTTAGAAATCACCCGGAAATCCTCAATACCGACGACCGATGTAGCTGCTTCACGTAGCGCATCAAGTGAACTATGTTCAACTTTCGCAATTGCTGATATCCCTTGGGAGGTCTGTTGGAGCCCTTCATCAAAGCAGATTGTACAGTCGGCGACGCGTGCAAGCTGGAGTAAGATAGATTCCTTATCAGTCGTCTTGTACTCTAACTCAGTAGCAGTATCACTGAGCAGTGCATCCCGCTGCTTTGCTGAAGTGATCGCCGCAGCAATTGTTTCACTCAATTCACCGAGTACTGCCTGTGAGGTTTCATCGAACGCCTCCTGCTGGCTTGCATACATAGTTACGACACCGTAGAACGCCTCTTCATGGATCAGGGGAAGGCTGAGAGCAGAACGGAACCCATGAGCGAGTGCTTCCGATCTCCAAGCTTCCACTTGAAGCTCACTCGCAACATTTGAGACTACTGTCGGTTGGTGAGTTTCAGCTGCCTGAGCCGTCGGTTCTTCATGTGGAATATCCTCG
Protein-coding sequences here:
- a CDS encoding bacterio-opsin activator domain-containing protein; translation: EDIPHEEPTAQAAETHQPTVVSNVASELQVEAWRSEALAHGFRSALSLPLIHEEAFYGVVTMYASQQEAFDETSQAVLGELSETIAAAITSAKQRDALLSDTATELEYKTTDKESILLQLARVADCTICFDEGLQQTSQGISAIAKVEHSSLDALREAATSVVGIEDFRVISKSTNGGDSIVQFRFSDPFIATKLVDHGAILREISVNPEAMRLKIEVPNPTATRTVNNILTQEFQDMTLLTQRNRQRTNNINDMTRSQIFNQLTDRQLEAVRTAYQSGYFETPRENSGSEVAEILGVSPSAFSQLNRTVQRKVFSRMFEAESER